The following DNA comes from Gemmatimonadaceae bacterium.
GCAGGCCCTGCCCATCATATGGTTGTGCAAGAAGCTGCGAATCGAACGGGTCGGAAATAATCGTCACGCGCTGGTCCACGATCTTCTCTCCCATCTTGTTGCCACCGCCTGCCTTGGTGAAAGCACTTCGGCCTTCGTCGGCACCGCGCGCGCCAAGTGACCCGCCAATGAGCTGAACCAGATCGCCCACGGCCTGGGGCTCGAGGATCACTGTATAGCGTCCGGGCTCGATCGCAACAGGGTTGCGTGACAGTCGCGCCTTCTCGATCGCCGTCGCGCTCAACTTGCGGAAGTCGATCTGCCTCCAATCCGGATGCTCTGCTCCTGCCCAGCCTGAGCCGGTGCCGTCGGCGGTGCGAACCGTGACGGTGTAGTTGGCGATGGTTGCGCGGTTGTACGCGAACAATCCCTTGCTGTTGCCAAGAGCGTTTGCGCCAGCGCTGACAATAATAAAGCCGGCGGCGTTGAGATCGCCCGCTTTGCGCGCCGGCTCGAGCGCCGTCAGCGCCGCACGCGCTCGCTCAGTGGCCGTAACCTCGGCAGTGGCTTCAACGTACCCGCGGCCAGGCATGTAAGTCTGCGACGGCAGGCCCGGCAACCATTCAGGATCGTCGGGAGAAAGCTTCGTCAGCGCTTCCGATTGCTCGACCACGCGCTTGAGCGACTCGTCGGAAAGATCGTTGGTCGCGGTGGTCGCGTGCTTCTTTCCAAATACGCTTGTCACACTCACCTGTCCATTGCTGACGCCGCCGGCAGTGGACATCTGATTGTTGGCGAACCGGACATCGGACTGATATCCGCCGCCGACGCCAACGATGACCTCATCGGCCTTCGACATTCTCACCACGCGCCCGATCAGCGACTGTGCCTGCTCACGGGTGATGATTGCACCGGCGGGAATCGCAGTGTTACCGAGCAGCCGCTTCGGCTCGCCGCGTCCTGTGGAGTTCGACCGGCTCATGCCTTCCTCCCGGTGTTGATGACATTGATCTGCTTGAAGCGGCTCGGCA
Coding sequences within:
- a CDS encoding TldD/PmbA family protein; this encodes MSRSNSTGRGEPKRLLGNTAIPAGAIITREQAQSLIGRVVRMSKADEVIVGVGGGYQSDVRFANNQMSTAGGVSNGQVSVTSVFGKKHATTATNDLSDESLKRVVEQSEALTKLSPDDPEWLPGLPSQTYMPGRGYVEATAEVTATERARAALTALEPARKAGDLNAAGFIIVSAGANALGNSKGLFAYNRATIANYTVTVRTADGTGSGWAGAEHPDWRQIDFRKLSATAIEKARLSRNPVAIEPGRYTVILEPQAVGDLVQLIGGSLGARGADEGRSAFTKAGGGNKMGEKIVDQRVTIISDPFDSQLLAQPYDGQGLPLSRQAWIENGVLKQLAYSRFWAQKQGKVANGGATSLKMIGGTTSTADMIKSTPRGILVTRLWYLRQVDPRTILFTGLTRDGTFLIENGKITKAIKNFRFNESPLFMLNNVEAIGPSVRIAGTEGGGPVVMPTLKVKDFNFTSLSDAV